The proteins below come from a single Treponema phagedenis genomic window:
- a CDS encoding regulatory protein GemA, with translation MRERKQKIALIHIAKKELGLNDENYRAILLNANINSASEIESEEQFKIIMRAFENLGFKRTLSNYEFKNKRSGGGANRLTSKQEYYIRGLWDLASRNRSERSLRAIVYRITGEYDISWLSKKDASKVILALRDICKKAGYNPDTKQS, from the coding sequence TTGAGAGAGCGAAAACAAAAAATTGCACTTATTCATATTGCAAAAAAAGAGCTTGGGTTAAACGATGAAAACTATCGCGCGATTCTTTTAAATGCTAATATAAATTCCGCAAGCGAAATAGAAAGCGAGGAGCAGTTTAAAATAATTATGCGCGCCTTTGAAAACTTAGGATTTAAGCGCACACTTTCTAATTATGAATTTAAAAATAAACGCTCAGGAGGCGGGGCTAATCGCTTAACTTCAAAACAAGAATACTATATACGGGGCTTGTGGGATTTAGCAAGCCGCAACCGAAGTGAGCGGAGCCTTCGGGCAATCGTGTATCGAATAACCGGCGAATACGATATTTCATGGCTTAGCAAAAAAGACGCAAGTAAGGTTATTCTTGCCTTACGAGATATTTGCAAAAAGGCAGGATATAATCCTGATACAAAACAAAGTTAA
- a CDS encoding helix-turn-helix domain-containing protein gives MFLTPCECAQIMSEIENKEVSVRKVYYLLESFELLAVKIGNSYKITIQELEEYYERRDPRCAGIVRELAGNIKRQRGGGCFQRKPNHYPSIDIQEEFKCVQNPGRAGVEYQQVRFKKVYRKKRNDKQLEFCFSA, from the coding sequence ATGTTTTTGACGCCCTGTGAATGTGCTCAAATTATGAGCGAAATTGAAAACAAAGAAGTATCGGTTAGGAAAGTGTATTACTTGCTTGAAAGTTTTGAATTGCTTGCGGTTAAAATCGGTAATAGTTACAAAATAACAATACAAGAATTGGAGGAGTATTATGAGCGAAGGGATCCGCGGTGTGCAGGAATTGTTAGAGAACTTGCCGGCAATATTAAGCGTCAAAGAGGTGGCGGATGTTTTCAACGTAAGCCAAATCACTATCCGTCGATTGATATACAAGAGGAATTTAAATGCGTACAAAATCCCGGGAGAGCGGGAGTGGAATATCAACAAGTCAGATTTAAAAAAGTTTATCGAAAGAAACGAAACGATAAACAATTAGAATTTTGTTTTTCAGCGTAA
- a CDS encoding peptidoglycan recognition protein family protein, which yields MNIEKQMLTVNPFSRPGQKLQEVKGVVIHWVANPGTSAQANRNYFESLKRQKKKDGARYASAHFIIGITGDVLQCLPIDEVAYHVGAWKYRDGIEYRLSSYPNNCTIGIELCHKNWTGAFTEETLASAIVLTATLLKQFSLNPQTDLYRHFDITGKDCPRYFIGNLGAWIDFKCAVEKYLISIL from the coding sequence ATGAATATTGAAAAACAAATGTTAACGGTAAATCCGTTTTCCCGTCCAGGGCAAAAGCTGCAAGAGGTTAAGGGAGTGGTTATTCACTGGGTTGCAAACCCCGGAACAAGTGCACAAGCAAACAGAAACTATTTTGAAAGTTTAAAGCGGCAGAAAAAAAAAGACGGAGCCAGATACGCTTCAGCACATTTTATCATCGGCATTACAGGCGATGTACTGCAATGTTTACCGATTGATGAAGTAGCCTATCATGTCGGCGCGTGGAAATATCGGGATGGCATTGAGTACCGTTTAAGTTCGTATCCGAATAATTGCACCATCGGCATTGAGCTTTGTCATAAAAATTGGACGGGTGCATTTACAGAGGAAACGCTTGCAAGTGCAATTGTACTTACCGCAACTTTGTTAAAACAATTTTCATTAAATCCGCAAACAGATTTATACCGGCATTTCGACATCACCGGTAAAGACTGTCCGCGATATTTTATCGGCAACCTCGGCGCATGGATTGATTTTAAATGTGCCGTTGAAAAATATTTAATAAGCATTTTATAA
- a CDS encoding phage protein Gp27 family protein has protein sequence MGAKSKAEEHGLVELIIEKWEGGKNTIVYVTEEVNKKIQELGLKVTLSREGIRRVIKSHKEEIEDAKKAIESAKAMAEVLKDYPGTEASEAVLMQMTSLISKDLRTIDSLEFEDPKELLLTTARIAEAQLKLSNYRTKAAKALEKAKGEIKKELQNAIKNDPELLQKLCAIVDKAEVK, from the coding sequence ATGGGCGCAAAAAGTAAAGCGGAAGAGCACGGACTCGTTGAACTCATTATCGAAAAATGGGAAGGCGGAAAAAACACAATCGTTTATGTTACTGAAGAAGTAAATAAAAAAATACAAGAGCTCGGCCTTAAGGTTACGTTAAGCCGCGAAGGCATTCGGCGGGTTATAAAATCTCACAAAGAAGAAATTGAAGATGCAAAAAAAGCGATTGAGTCTGCAAAGGCAATGGCGGAAGTTTTAAAAGACTATCCCGGCACCGAAGCAAGCGAAGCAGTCCTTATGCAAATGACAAGTCTCATCTCTAAAGATTTGCGTACAATCGATAGTTTGGAATTTGAAGACCCGAAAGAATTACTTTTAACTACTGCGCGCATTGCAGAAGCTCAATTAAAACTTTCAAACTACAGAACAAAAGCAGCAAAGGCATTGGAGAAAGCAAAAGGGGAAATTAAAAAAGAATTGCAAAATGCAATCAAAAACGATCCAGAACTTTTACAAAAGCTTTGCGCAATAGTGGATAAGGCAGAAGTAAAGTGA
- a CDS encoding phage portal protein family protein produces the protein MKNNLNIEIISPDKFEAVIAELPNPNEIISDKVSFYSLIDEMMLDSKIGSHLRLRKDIVTSFNFVIEQKNASDKVYEFVRDNLTSNLNWDNDVKEFLTAIEYGFAFSEVLWAQNDAGYWIPDSLRNKRPEQIFFKTEIIKTKQGQRSIWVPMLTKENRPLIEKCKFLIYRNNPRAENPYGFSDLLMCYWPWRFKQFGWEFWLKAAKKAGVPSIVALFESTNTEEARNAAQAISQTLSEMEGGAGLALSNVKDIKTLEMSGALQDHKVLIETCNQEISFALTTQSLSTQEGTYGTRSQAEVHDENLVRVCHGDAKAVQGVFQELINWMVAINFGEGVAAPSGYFDLKSYATFTEIMQAIQNKIPVSKEALYTRYGLPRPKDDEDTFIVEAPQAQGFMLADSNSKKKIQNSRSPVKIF, from the coding sequence ATGAAAAATAATTTAAACATTGAAATAATATCACCGGATAAATTCGAAGCGGTAATTGCCGAGCTTCCCAATCCGAATGAGATAATAAGCGATAAGGTAAGCTTCTATTCGCTTATCGATGAAATGATGCTTGATTCAAAAATCGGTTCGCATTTACGCTTGCGGAAAGATATTGTTACAAGTTTTAATTTTGTAATTGAGCAAAAAAACGCAAGCGATAAAGTATATGAGTTTGTGCGCGATAATCTTACCTCCAATCTTAATTGGGATAATGATGTAAAAGAGTTTTTAACCGCCATTGAATACGGTTTTGCGTTTTCAGAAGTCTTATGGGCCCAAAACGATGCGGGCTACTGGATTCCCGATTCACTTCGAAATAAAAGACCGGAGCAAATATTTTTTAAAACGGAAATTATAAAAACAAAACAGGGACAGCGTTCAATATGGGTTCCGATGTTAACAAAAGAGAATAGACCGCTTATCGAAAAATGTAAATTTTTAATTTACCGAAATAATCCGCGCGCTGAAAATCCCTACGGTTTTTCAGATTTATTAATGTGTTATTGGCCGTGGCGATTTAAACAGTTTGGCTGGGAGTTTTGGCTTAAGGCTGCAAAAAAGGCTGGCGTTCCTTCTATTGTTGCATTGTTTGAAAGCACGAACACAGAGGAAGCAAGGAATGCAGCACAGGCTATTTCGCAAACCCTTTCAGAAATGGAAGGAGGCGCGGGCTTAGCTCTTTCTAATGTCAAAGATATTAAGACGCTTGAAATGAGCGGAGCTCTGCAAGACCATAAGGTATTAATTGAAACATGCAATCAAGAAATAAGCTTTGCGCTTACCACGCAATCGTTAAGCACGCAAGAGGGCACATATGGCACACGAAGTCAAGCAGAAGTGCACGATGAAAATTTAGTGCGAGTTTGTCATGGAGATGCAAAAGCGGTGCAAGGCGTATTCCAAGAATTAATTAATTGGATGGTTGCGATTAACTTCGGCGAAGGAGTAGCAGCACCGTCCGGTTATTTTGATTTAAAAAGCTATGCAACGTTTACGGAAATTATGCAGGCAATACAAAATAAAATCCCTGTTTCAAAAGAGGCCTTATACACTCGGTACGGTTTACCGCGCCCGAAAGATGATGAGGATACGTTTATTGTAGAGGCTCCGCAAGCGCAAGGCTTTATGCTTGCCGATTCAAACTCTAAAAAAAAAATTCAAAACAGCAGATCACCCGTAAAAATATTTTAG
- a CDS encoding phage minor head protein encodes MEPKFRFRAFTVARLSECDHIEDVRKRLIQALEKGEGWQESWEEIESFTKNIRKPFLPGYWETVYRTNVQTAYTAGRLTQYASNPPRAWELLVIQDGRTTDICNNIASIAGNGKALKADHPFWTVYGFPPYHFNCRTTIRAVYDYEAGAGTDIVEPSIDEIKKDFMPQEGFGGNPIEKESWWKIPPNLIERADKYGITNDIIAQANELGMQSYFPELLQGYDIAYTGKNGGYVHVSKNWEYSEKEMQSAKRLADLGHTIYFLPRTYKTSSPDMIIDNEIGEMKHIITLDRKSIRNHIKRSGEQGAEIVYINIRSDKQKNRLFEIIKDEIKNIPMKSLLVDMNGNIERYERNFFTK; translated from the coding sequence TTGGAGCCGAAGTTCCGCTTTAGAGCCTTTACGGTTGCACGCCTGAGCGAATGCGACCATATCGAAGATGTGCGTAAGCGATTAATTCAAGCTCTCGAAAAAGGCGAAGGATGGCAGGAGTCATGGGAAGAAATAGAAAGCTTTACCAAAAATATTAGAAAGCCTTTTTTACCCGGCTATTGGGAAACAGTTTATCGCACCAATGTGCAGACCGCTTATACCGCAGGCCGCCTCACTCAATACGCAAGTAATCCGCCTCGTGCGTGGGAGCTCTTAGTCATCCAAGACGGAAGAACAACCGACATATGCAACAACATCGCAAGCATTGCAGGCAACGGGAAAGCACTCAAGGCCGATCACCCGTTTTGGACGGTCTACGGATTCCCGCCATACCATTTTAACTGCCGCACCACAATCCGCGCCGTATACGATTATGAAGCGGGAGCAGGCACCGACATCGTAGAACCGTCAATAGACGAAATAAAAAAAGACTTTATGCCGCAAGAAGGCTTCGGCGGAAACCCAATAGAAAAAGAAAGCTGGTGGAAAATACCTCCGAACCTAATAGAAAGGGCTGATAAATACGGAATAACAAACGACATCATTGCACAGGCAAACGAACTTGGAATGCAGTCATATTTTCCGGAGCTATTACAAGGATATGACATTGCATACACCGGTAAAAATGGCGGCTATGTTCATGTATCTAAAAACTGGGAATATTCGGAAAAAGAAATGCAATCAGCAAAACGCCTTGCGGACTTAGGGCACACAATATATTTTTTACCACGTACTTATAAAACATCAAGCCCCGATATGATTATTGATAATGAGATTGGGGAAATGAAACATATTATTACACTTGATAGGAAATCCATACGTAATCATATAAAACGAAGTGGAGAACAAGGGGCGGAAATAGTATATATAAATATACGAAGCGATAAACAAAAAAATCGGTTGTTTGAAATTATAAAAGATGAAATCAAAAACATTCCGATGAAATCATTATTAGTGGATATGAATGGAAACATTGAAAGATATGAGCGGAATTTTTTTACTAAATAA
- a CDS encoding DNA-methyltransferase, protein MKLTENIELLHGDCLDFLPKIPDESIQSIITDPPYFLGMTHNSQKGCFNDLAICKPFYEKLFKEYKRILKPDGCIYFFCDWRSYAFYYPLLDSVMQVKNLLVWKKHGRPSLNVYGSGHELIMFSGKIKKSYKTNIIDDVASFNIGARKTNGEKIHPTQKPIELMEKFIFDSTDEGDVVLDSFMGSGTTGIACLNTNRRFIGMEIDDNYFNIAKNRLETAIKGQSKKAV, encoded by the coding sequence ATGAAATTAACCGAAAATATCGAACTACTGCATGGCGACTGTTTAGACTTTTTGCCGAAAATTCCGGATGAAAGCATACAGTCAATAATCACCGATCCGCCGTATTTTTTAGGCATGACTCACAATAGCCAAAAGGGTTGCTTTAATGATTTAGCTATTTGTAAGCCTTTTTATGAAAAGCTTTTTAAAGAATATAAGCGAATTTTAAAGCCTGACGGCTGTATATATTTCTTTTGTGATTGGCGCAGCTATGCTTTTTATTATCCGCTTCTTGATTCTGTTATGCAGGTTAAAAATTTATTAGTCTGGAAAAAACACGGTCGGCCGTCTCTAAATGTTTACGGTTCAGGTCATGAACTTATTATGTTTTCCGGAAAAATTAAAAAGTCCTACAAAACAAATATAATTGATGATGTAGCCTCGTTTAATATCGGAGCGAGAAAAACAAACGGCGAAAAAATACACCCGACGCAAAAACCGATAGAACTAATGGAAAAATTTATTTTTGACAGCACCGATGAAGGCGATGTCGTATTGGATTCGTTTATGGGTTCCGGCACAACCGGCATTGCGTGCCTGAATACAAACCGCCGATTTATCGGCATGGAAATTGACGATAATTATTTTAATATCGCAAAAAACAGACTGGAAACCGCGATAAAAGGGCAATCAAAAAAAGCGGTTTAA
- a CDS encoding TIR domain-containing protein gives MARRVFFSFHYDNDVWRANTVRNSWVTQGKEAAGFIDKAEFEKIKRTGDRAVKNWIDEQLIGTSVTVVLIGSETLDRPFVQYEIEASRKRGNAIIGVTIGGIKDQYQSTSRSQSQYTQINGVWFDEIIDGFYDYVSDNGYFNMGTWVELAARNKGK, from the coding sequence ATGGCAAGAAGAGTATTTTTTAGTTTTCATTATGATAACGATGTTTGGAGAGCAAATACCGTTAGAAATAGCTGGGTAACTCAGGGAAAGGAAGCTGCAGGATTTATAGATAAAGCTGAGTTTGAAAAAATTAAGCGAACAGGCGATAGGGCAGTTAAGAACTGGATAGATGAACAACTTATAGGTACAAGTGTTACGGTTGTGCTTATCGGTAGCGAAACTTTGGATAGACCTTTTGTTCAGTATGAAATAGAGGCAAGCCGAAAAAGGGGCAATGCTATTATTGGAGTTACAATAGGTGGTATCAAGGATCAATATCAAAGCACGAGTAGGTCCCAGAGTCAATACACACAGATTAACGGCGTTTGGTTTGACGAGATTATTGATGGATTTTATGACTATGTATCTGATAATGGTTATTTTAATATGGGTACATGGGTTGAGTTGGCTGCAAGAAATAAAGGGAAATAA
- a CDS encoding alpha/beta fold hydrolase has translation MKIHVCGDAAKPKVILLHPMLFCGKGMKMLLPDSMAEDYFFIIPDLSGHGEDETDFVSALSDAKFLKAYLVEWGYTDIYLLFGMSLGAVTALELYALGEIEYESVWLDGCSTYESSRVLVWILKKLFLKKHKKALCDPIRTRKKMIEIYGENSGPFMAEGFLKISEKSIDNVVHACGFVHLPDLSPEESTKFTFEYGEKDMNRRRSERLITERYPKARFIIRRDCGHCQYLSQNPEAFAEIFGVSRKHMPRC, from the coding sequence ATGAAAATACATGTATGCGGTGATGCCGCAAAGCCAAAAGTTATACTTTTGCACCCCATGCTTTTTTGCGGTAAGGGAATGAAGATGCTGCTCCCTGACAGCATGGCGGAGGACTACTTTTTTATTATTCCTGATTTATCCGGACATGGCGAAGATGAAACTGATTTTGTCTCGGCTCTTTCCGATGCAAAATTTTTGAAAGCCTATCTTGTAGAGTGGGGCTACACGGATATATATCTGCTTTTCGGTATGTCTTTGGGCGCAGTTACGGCTCTTGAGCTGTACGCTTTGGGCGAAATAGAATACGAGAGCGTTTGGTTGGACGGTTGCTCTACATATGAGAGCTCTCGGGTTTTAGTATGGATTTTGAAAAAGCTTTTTTTAAAAAAGCATAAAAAAGCTCTGTGTGATCCTATAAGGACAAGAAAAAAGATGATAGAAATATACGGCGAAAATAGCGGTCCTTTTATGGCAGAGGGTTTTCTCAAAATTTCAGAAAAGAGTATTGACAATGTAGTGCATGCCTGCGGCTTTGTTCATTTGCCGGATTTATCTCCGGAAGAATCGACTAAATTTACTTTTGAATACGGAGAGAAAGATATGAACCGAAGGAGAAGTGAAAGGTTAATCACGGAACGATATCCTAAAGCTCGGTTTATTATACGGCGGGACTGCGGACATTGCCAATATCTTTCACAAAATCCGGAGGCCTTTGCCGAAATATTTGGAGTGAGCCGGAAGCATATGCCAAGATGTTGA
- a CDS encoding YxeA family protein — protein sequence MIKKLLIVICAIIVVIIGVCIFYILETDSTYYYSQIDNRKIEKVKSSGGVINFSVRKGYSYILFSYDKNGKGKDIKFGASRELKEGAFIRLTVVPIRGVIAWEEVQYEELPAAVREKVVCGRTS from the coding sequence ATGATAAAAAAATTATTGATTGTAATCTGCGCTATTATTGTAGTGATAATTGGTGTTTGTATTTTCTATATTTTAGAAACGGACAGCACCTACTATTATTCGCAAATTGATAACCGCAAAATAGAAAAGGTAAAATCAAGCGGCGGTGTCATTAATTTTAGCGTACGTAAGGGATATTCGTATATCTTATTTTCCTATGATAAAAACGGAAAAGGAAAAGACATTAAATTCGGAGCATCAAGAGAATTAAAAGAAGGAGCTTTTATTCGTTTAACCGTAGTGCCAATCCGAGGTGTTATTGCCTGGGAAGAGGTACAATATGAGGAGCTTCCTGCGGCAGTGCGAGAAAAAGTCGTTTGCGGTAGAACGTCCTAA
- a CDS encoding alpha-amylase/4-alpha-glucanotransferase domain-containing protein, whose protein sequence is MSIIKREKINLCFAAKLEFTYKQQILKEDPVQKHKLFFSNLCKHEKLPLSLHISGALADVLQKKESPYTYIINEMAGAKRLELLGGGFYQPYFPLLPSATVISQVEALTALLRKHFDKRPRGCFLEASAWAPSLISSFVKTGMEYCLLDHRLFKAESINGSEAVILEDNSKTIVALPYKDWRNSVITDTPEEFYQKLVSEYQNTPNSLVIIFLSIDNFNSLFQAKKEKKSWFDEFIDLTQSSNSAIKLTHTGEVYKNRQKMKTVYISANTVFEDEVLHKPIKQILTNDKDSFLLYAKMMFVYNMVTQIKGDRQRKTAVLHELHKGEGGELFALFDSQKKFAGSLFRHAYKNILMAEKQTRIPGVFSDSLIKFDFDFDGTKEFLSQRESMNMYVESLGGKIFEFDLFSSYKNYAFIPFHERGIFIDYLLSEQDMQLLRSGQTEALPVVFSDKIYRETGFDPQRHELSLKVDSSFERFDQPVSLKKQYSFKPDGVQVQYILKNEGPLNLSAYFAVEINIAVQFLGKIIPGFSVFAENKKSEFGISFETLDSISWMQIIDPDGKMEFTIQGNEAPNLITFPLKDRAATTERSDTDIRGIRCFFYWKIELNAGYETEKMIFLNACSKKEKSK, encoded by the coding sequence GTGAGTATTATAAAAAGAGAAAAAATCAATCTTTGTTTTGCAGCAAAGCTTGAATTTACCTATAAACAGCAAATTCTGAAAGAAGACCCCGTTCAAAAACATAAACTTTTTTTCTCAAATTTATGTAAGCATGAAAAACTACCGCTTAGTTTGCATATAAGCGGCGCTCTCGCTGATGTCTTACAAAAAAAGGAATCCCCGTACACTTATATTATAAACGAAATGGCGGGCGCAAAGCGCTTAGAGCTTTTAGGCGGAGGATTTTATCAACCGTATTTTCCTCTGCTGCCCTCGGCAACGGTTATAAGTCAAGTTGAAGCATTGACAGCTTTATTGCGCAAACATTTTGATAAACGCCCGCGCGGCTGTTTTTTGGAAGCGTCGGCATGGGCTCCTTCACTGATAAGCTCTTTTGTAAAAACAGGCATGGAATACTGCCTTTTAGATCACCGCCTTTTTAAAGCCGAGTCAATAAACGGCAGCGAAGCGGTTATCCTTGAAGATAACAGCAAAACAATTGTTGCCTTGCCGTATAAAGATTGGCGAAATTCGGTGATTACGGATACTCCCGAAGAATTTTATCAAAAACTTGTTTCAGAATACCAAAATACCCCGAACTCGCTTGTAATCATTTTTTTGTCGATAGATAATTTTAACAGTCTCTTTCAGGCAAAAAAGGAGAAAAAAAGTTGGTTTGATGAATTTATCGATTTGACGCAAAGCTCTAATTCGGCAATAAAGCTTACACATACAGGTGAAGTATATAAGAATCGGCAAAAAATGAAAACTGTGTATATTTCCGCAAACACCGTATTTGAGGATGAGGTTCTACATAAGCCGATAAAACAAATTCTTACAAATGATAAAGATTCGTTTTTACTTTATGCAAAAATGATGTTTGTTTACAATATGGTTACTCAAATAAAAGGAGACAGACAACGAAAAACCGCCGTCTTGCATGAATTGCATAAAGGGGAGGGCGGCGAGCTGTTTGCGCTTTTTGATTCTCAGAAAAAATTTGCCGGCAGCCTTTTTCGGCATGCGTATAAAAATATTTTAATGGCGGAAAAACAAACAAGAATACCGGGCGTTTTTTCCGACTCTCTTATAAAATTTGATTTTGATTTTGACGGAACAAAAGAGTTTCTTTCTCAAAGAGAAAGTATGAATATGTATGTAGAAAGTCTCGGAGGCAAGATTTTCGAATTTGACCTTTTTTCTTCATATAAAAACTATGCGTTTATTCCCTTTCACGAGCGAGGGATTTTTATCGACTACCTTCTTTCCGAGCAGGATATGCAATTACTGAGATCGGGACAGACAGAAGCGCTTCCTGTTGTTTTTTCCGATAAGATATATCGAGAAACGGGATTTGATCCGCAGCGACACGAGTTGAGTTTAAAGGTGGACAGCAGTTTTGAGCGTTTTGATCAGCCTGTTTCTCTAAAAAAACAATATTCGTTTAAACCGGATGGCGTCCAGGTTCAATATATTTTAAAAAATGAAGGACCGTTAAATTTATCCGCTTATTTTGCAGTAGAAATAAATATTGCGGTACAATTTTTAGGAAAAATCATCCCCGGATTTTCTGTTTTTGCGGAAAATAAAAAAAGTGAATTCGGTATTAGTTTTGAAACCTTAGACTCCATTTCATGGATGCAAATAATTGACCCTGACGGGAAAATGGAATTTACAATACAAGGAAACGAGGCCCCGAATCTGATAACTTTTCCGCTAAAAGACCGTGCAGCAACGACTGAACGCTCCGATACCGATATTCGAGGCATTCGATGCTTTTTTTATTGGAAAATAGAATTAAATGCGGGATACGAAACGGAAAAAATGATATTTTTAAACGCCTGCTCAAAAAAAGAAAAATCAAAATAA
- a CDS encoding RnfABCDGE type electron transport complex subunit D, whose translation MNANFSAPFVYTGLTLNQKNIVIILSLSLQLLVLLVYKDFVAFFSIFFATAGAVAADILLTYLGENRFHFNFDSLTIGLISGFFLPVSLGFVASFCISFFAFTLVCAVFGGRGSNWINPVMFAVCIAYLAYPEVFHAISLNLEKLQRNGTVFSVLQLSDLHVIKQDQEITSALNSVFLHGIGVTLPEGYISLLVRISSPIPAFRYNILTLLSSIILFSFRIIPKMQSVAFLGTYGILVWLFPWFPDLGSVASGDMLCAFLTSGVLFTAFFVLPESGSSPRTKTGRCIYGMLTGVFAFLIAGPGFSAIGIPFAVLAGNIFTPLIESAEQKLYRRKRMKYDFEN comes from the coding sequence ATGAATGCAAATTTTTCGGCGCCTTTTGTGTATACGGGGCTGACATTGAATCAAAAAAATATCGTTATTATACTTTCCCTGTCTTTGCAGCTTTTGGTTTTATTGGTCTACAAGGATTTTGTCGCCTTTTTTTCTATTTTTTTTGCAACGGCGGGGGCTGTTGCAGCAGATATTTTATTGACATATCTTGGAGAAAACCGTTTTCATTTTAATTTTGACAGCTTAACAATAGGACTTATAAGCGGCTTTTTTTTACCGGTCAGCTTAGGCTTTGTTGCTTCTTTTTGCATCTCTTTTTTTGCATTTACGCTTGTATGTGCGGTTTTTGGCGGAAGAGGAAGTAACTGGATTAATCCCGTTATGTTTGCAGTGTGTATTGCCTATCTTGCTTATCCTGAAGTATTTCATGCAATAAGTTTAAATTTGGAAAAACTGCAAAGAAACGGTACTGTTTTTTCCGTTTTACAACTTTCAGACTTGCATGTTATAAAGCAGGATCAGGAAATAACCTCTGCCTTAAATTCCGTTTTTTTGCATGGAATAGGAGTAACGTTGCCGGAAGGGTATATCAGTTTATTGGTGCGGATTTCTTCGCCGATTCCTGCATTTCGATATAATATTTTGACCTTGCTGTCTTCTATCATTCTGTTTTCTTTTAGAATTATTCCGAAAATGCAGTCTGTAGCCTTTCTGGGAACATACGGAATCCTTGTATGGCTTTTTCCTTGGTTTCCCGATTTAGGCAGCGTAGCTTCGGGCGATATGCTTTGTGCTTTTTTAACAAGTGGAGTTTTGTTTACCGCATTTTTTGTATTACCGGAATCAGGAAGTTCTCCTCGAACTAAAACGGGAAGATGTATATACGGTATGTTGACGGGAGTTTTTGCATTTTTAATTGCTGGTCCCGGATTTTCCGCAATCGGTATTCCCTTTGCCGTTCTTGCCGGAAATATTTTTACTCCGCTCATTGAATCCGCCGAACAAAAACTATATCGGCGAAAAAGGATGAAATATGACTTTGAAAACTAA